In Desulfosoma caldarium, the following are encoded in one genomic region:
- the rpoC gene encoding DNA-directed RNA polymerase subunit beta', producing MKELYPYFMNPTDPLHFDAVKIMLASPDKIREWSYGEVKKPETINYRTFKPERDGLFCARIFGPTKDYECNCGKYKRMKHRGVVCEKCGVEVIQSKVRRERMGHIELAAPVAHIWFLRSLPSKIGNLLDLTMRDLEKVLYFDSYIVLDAGEVPGLKKYDLLSEEKYRNLVREHGAGFRAGIGAEAIRELLAELDLPALAQELRTEMMETSSVAKRKKLAKRLKVIEAFKDSDNQPEWTIMNVIPVLPPDLRPLVPLDGGRFATSDLNDLYRRVINRNNRLKRLMDLNAPDIIIRNEKRMLQEAVDVLFDNGRRGKTITGANKRPLKSLSDMLKGKQGRFRQNLLGKRVDYSGRTVIVVGPNLRLHQCGLPKKMALELFKPFVYNKLEEKGHVGTIKAAKKMVEKETPEVWDALDEVVREFPVLLNRAPTLHRLGIQAFEPILIEGKAIQLHPLVCTAFNADFDGDQMAVHVPLSIEAQTEARVLMMSTNNILSPAHGGPIIVPSQDIVLGLYYMTRERPFAKGEGRIFCGVDEVRCAYDAGVVDLHARIKVRLQRRLVETTVGRALLWETISGILEEPLAEDPSLFDQIFQRINKVMTKKAILELIDFSYRRAGEKATVILADRLKDLGYDQATRSGLSIAIKDMIVPSRKSEIIEKAFEEVREIERQYNEGLITGGEKYNKVVDIWAKATDSVAAEMMKEIETEIVEGPNGQKAQTTSYNPIFMMADSGARGSKDQMRQLSGMRGLMAKPSGEIIETPITANFREGLTVLQYFISTHGARKGLADTALKTANSGYLTRRLVDVSQDVIITEQDCGTLDGIMAEALLEAGEIIQRLGERILGRVALEDVVDPVTGDVLIRAGEEIDEEGVKKIEDAGIEKVPIRSILTCQSRRGVCATCYGRDLAHGKRVQLGEAIGIIAAQSIGEPGTQLTMRTFHIGGTASKRIEQTSIQNRYPGQVKFLNLNTVLNREGDLVVMNRNGEVAIVSETGRERERYIIVYGAKLKVREGQEVEPGTLLAEWDPYFTPILTDVQGTVKFGDIIEGVTMQERLDAVTGKSSKVVVEVRDGDMRPRISIKDEKGKTARVGDGGHARYYMPVGAILMVNEGDTVFPGDVLARIPRETTKTKDITGGLPRVAELFEMRKPKEHAVITEIEGVVSFGKDAKGKRKVIVSPEVGEPREYLIPKGKHISVHEGDYVRAGEPLMDGSPNPHDVLNVLGEKELAKYLLNEVQQVYRLQGVKINDKHIEIIVRQMLRRVRITDPGDSDFLLGEHVEKHVFEDVNQALEAEGKRPAAAEPLLLGITKASLSTESFISAASFQETTKVLTDAAAAGKIDRLRGLKENVIMGRLIPAGTGMRRYRKLYGGEQVLHEG from the coding sequence TTGAAAGAGTTGTATCCTTACTTCATGAATCCCACTGACCCTTTGCACTTCGATGCCGTGAAGATCATGTTGGCGTCTCCGGACAAGATTCGCGAATGGTCCTACGGCGAAGTGAAGAAACCGGAAACTATCAATTACCGCACATTCAAGCCGGAACGGGACGGGCTGTTCTGCGCTAGGATATTCGGCCCGACCAAGGACTACGAGTGTAACTGCGGCAAATACAAGAGAATGAAGCACCGCGGCGTGGTCTGTGAAAAGTGCGGTGTGGAGGTCATTCAGTCCAAGGTTCGTCGTGAGCGCATGGGGCACATTGAATTGGCCGCCCCGGTCGCCCACATTTGGTTTTTGCGCAGCCTGCCCAGCAAGATCGGCAATCTGCTGGACCTGACCATGCGGGACCTGGAAAAGGTCCTCTATTTCGACTCCTACATTGTCCTGGATGCCGGAGAGGTTCCGGGGCTCAAGAAATATGATCTGCTCAGCGAGGAAAAATATCGGAACCTGGTCCGTGAGCATGGCGCGGGTTTTCGTGCAGGTATCGGGGCCGAAGCCATTCGGGAACTACTGGCCGAATTGGACCTCCCGGCGTTGGCGCAAGAGTTGCGCACCGAAATGATGGAAACCTCTTCTGTGGCCAAGCGTAAGAAACTGGCCAAGCGCCTAAAAGTCATTGAAGCCTTCAAGGACTCCGACAATCAGCCGGAATGGACGATTATGAACGTCATTCCGGTGCTGCCTCCGGACCTGCGTCCTCTGGTGCCGCTGGATGGAGGCCGGTTTGCCACCAGTGACCTGAACGACCTGTACCGACGAGTGATCAATCGCAACAACCGCCTCAAAAGGCTCATGGACCTCAATGCGCCCGACATCATCATTCGCAACGAAAAGCGCATGCTGCAGGAAGCCGTGGATGTGCTTTTTGACAACGGGCGGCGCGGCAAGACCATCACCGGAGCCAACAAGAGACCGCTCAAGTCCCTGAGCGACATGCTCAAGGGCAAGCAAGGCCGCTTTCGGCAGAACCTTCTGGGCAAGCGCGTGGACTATTCGGGCCGCACGGTCATCGTGGTTGGGCCGAACCTTAGGCTTCACCAGTGTGGCTTGCCGAAAAAGATGGCCCTCGAGCTCTTTAAGCCCTTTGTCTACAACAAGTTGGAAGAAAAGGGTCATGTAGGGACCATCAAAGCGGCCAAAAAGATGGTGGAAAAGGAAACCCCGGAAGTGTGGGACGCCCTTGACGAGGTGGTCCGGGAGTTTCCCGTCCTGCTCAACCGCGCTCCCACCTTACATCGCTTGGGCATTCAGGCCTTTGAACCCATCTTGATCGAAGGCAAGGCTATTCAGTTGCACCCGCTCGTTTGCACGGCATTTAACGCGGACTTTGACGGAGACCAGATGGCGGTGCACGTGCCGCTGTCCATCGAGGCCCAAACGGAAGCTCGCGTGCTCATGATGTCCACCAACAACATCCTGAGCCCGGCGCATGGCGGCCCCATCATCGTGCCCTCCCAGGACATTGTCCTTGGGCTCTACTACATGACTCGCGAAAGACCCTTTGCCAAGGGAGAAGGGCGTATCTTCTGTGGCGTGGATGAGGTGCGCTGCGCTTACGATGCGGGAGTGGTGGATTTACATGCTCGAATCAAGGTTCGTCTTCAGAGGCGTCTGGTGGAAACCACCGTGGGCCGAGCGCTGCTTTGGGAAACTATCAGCGGCATCTTGGAGGAGCCTTTGGCCGAAGATCCATCGCTCTTTGACCAAATCTTTCAGCGGATCAACAAAGTCATGACCAAAAAGGCTATCCTGGAGCTCATCGACTTCAGCTACCGCAGGGCCGGTGAAAAGGCCACCGTGATTTTGGCGGACCGCCTGAAAGACTTGGGCTATGACCAGGCGACGCGATCGGGATTGTCCATTGCCATCAAGGACATGATCGTGCCGTCGCGAAAATCGGAAATCATCGAAAAAGCTTTTGAGGAAGTTCGAGAAATCGAACGTCAGTACAATGAAGGGTTGATTACCGGCGGCGAGAAATACAACAAAGTCGTGGACATTTGGGCCAAAGCCACGGACAGCGTGGCCGCCGAAATGATGAAGGAAATCGAGACGGAAATCGTGGAAGGCCCTAACGGGCAAAAAGCCCAGACCACTTCTTACAATCCCATCTTCATGATGGCGGATTCTGGAGCGCGCGGCAGCAAGGACCAGATGAGGCAGCTGTCGGGCATGCGCGGTCTGATGGCCAAGCCCTCAGGGGAAATCATCGAAACCCCAATCACGGCCAATTTCCGTGAAGGGTTGACCGTGTTGCAGTACTTCATTTCCACCCATGGTGCGCGAAAAGGCCTGGCCGACACGGCCCTCAAGACGGCCAACTCGGGCTACCTCACCCGCCGCCTGGTGGACGTTTCCCAGGATGTCATCATCACCGAGCAAGACTGCGGCACCTTGGACGGCATCATGGCCGAGGCACTCTTGGAAGCCGGGGAAATCATTCAGCGGCTGGGTGAAAGAATCCTTGGTCGCGTGGCCTTGGAAGATGTGGTGGACCCCGTCACGGGAGACGTTCTCATTCGTGCGGGGGAAGAAATCGACGAAGAAGGCGTCAAGAAAATTGAAGACGCCGGCATCGAAAAGGTTCCCATTCGATCCATCCTCACCTGCCAGAGCCGTCGTGGGGTGTGCGCCACCTGTTACGGGCGGGACCTGGCCCACGGCAAGAGAGTACAGCTCGGGGAAGCCATCGGCATCATCGCCGCGCAGTCCATTGGAGAACCGGGCACGCAGCTCACCATGCGCACCTTTCATATCGGCGGCACGGCGAGCAAACGCATCGAACAGACATCTATTCAAAATAGATATCCGGGTCAGGTCAAGTTCCTCAACCTGAACACGGTGCTTAACCGCGAAGGGGACCTGGTGGTCATGAACCGTAACGGGGAAGTGGCCATCGTCAGTGAAACGGGTCGAGAGCGAGAGCGCTATATCATCGTCTATGGGGCCAAGCTCAAGGTGCGGGAAGGCCAAGAGGTGGAGCCGGGAACCCTACTGGCCGAATGGGACCCGTATTTTACTCCCATTCTTACCGACGTGCAGGGCACGGTGAAATTCGGCGACATCATCGAAGGGGTGACCATGCAGGAAAGGCTGGATGCCGTGACCGGCAAATCCAGCAAGGTGGTGGTGGAAGTGCGGGATGGGGATATGCGGCCTCGCATCTCCATCAAGGATGAAAAAGGCAAGACAGCGCGCGTGGGCGACGGTGGGCACGCTCGATACTACATGCCCGTGGGCGCCATTCTCATGGTCAACGAGGGCGATACGGTCTTTCCCGGAGACGTGCTGGCACGAATTCCTCGAGAAACCACCAAAACCAAGGACATCACGGGCGGTTTGCCTCGAGTGGCCGAGCTCTTTGAGATGCGAAAGCCCAAGGAGCATGCGGTCATTACGGAAATCGAGGGCGTGGTGAGCTTTGGCAAGGATGCCAAGGGGAAACGCAAGGTTATCGTGTCGCCGGAAGTGGGCGAACCTCGGGAGTACCTCATTCCCAAGGGCAAACACATCAGTGTTCATGAAGGCGACTATGTGCGGGCTGGCGAACCCCTCATGGACGGATCGCCCAATCCACACGATGTGCTAAACGTGCTGGGAGAAAAGGAATTGGCCAAATATTTGCTCAATGAAGTGCAGCAGGTGTACCGACTTCAGGGCGTCAAGATTAACGACAAGCATATAGAAATCATCGTGCGCCAGATGCTTCGCCGGGTGCGCATTACCGATCCCGGCGACTCCGACTTTCTGCTTGGGGAACACGTGGAAAAGCATGTGTTTGAGGACGTAAACCAAGCCCTAGAAGCGGAAGGCAAGCGGCCGGCGGCGGCCGAACCACTGCTCCTCGGGATCACCAAAGCGTCGCTAAGCACGGAGAGCTTCATTTCCGCCGCGTCTTTCCAGGAAACCACCAAGGTTTTGACCGATGCGGCGGCAGCGGGCAAGATAGACCGACTTCGGGGCCTCAAGGAAAATGTCATTATGGGACGCTTGATTCCTGCGGGAACCGGTATGCGGCGGTACCGAAAGCTCTATGGCGGTGAGCAGGTGCTGCACGAGGGCTGA
- the rpoB gene encoding DNA-directed RNA polymerase subunit beta, which translates to MATALSQEYRVRKSFGKIKKIVDIPNLIQMQKESYAGFLQMDVPPDQRVRKGLQEVFESVFPIEDFSQTASLQFAQYSFGEIKYDVEECLARGMTYEAPLKIVVRLAVFDVDKETGHRSIRDIKEQEIYFGTLPMMTENGTFIINGTERVIVSQLHRSPGIYFDHDRGKTHSSGKILYSARVIPLRGSWLDFEFDPKDILYVRIDRRRKLPATVFLKALGYATEELLNYFYRTEKVFLIDQENAEKELNKETLVGTRAPEDIVHPVTGELIAKKNRKLGKQLLKKLEELGIKRLPMKTEEIVGQVLAHDVIDYSTGEIIAECNEEITPAHLDLFLEKGIQELEILHLQGQDVSPAFRNTLLQDKVTSRKDALIEIYRKLRPSNPPTEEVVTEFFNNLFFNPEQYDLSEVGRLKLNHQLGLNCPLEQRTLTREDILEAVRRLIHLKETQGPVDDIDNLGNRRVRAVGELLENQYRIGLVRMERAIKERMSLQEIEALMPHDLINAKPVSAVVKEFFGTSQLSQFMDQTNPLSEVTHKRRLSALGPGGLTRERAGFEVRDVHPTHYGRICPIETPEGPNIGLIVSLSTYARVNPYGFIETPYRKVENKTVGKEVVYLTAMEEKDYPIAQANAPLDDEGRFVRDEVSARVAGEFMLVPPEEIRYMDVSPNQLVSVSASLIPFLEHDDANRALMGSNMQRQAVPLIQTRAPLVGTGMERIVARDSGVVIVAKRDGVVEYVDASRIVVRAAETESSRDSGVDIYKLIKFKRSNQNTCLNQKPLVRAGQTVRKGQIIADGASTDHGELALGRNVLIAFMSWGGYNFEDSILVSERIVRDDVFTSIHIEEFEVLARDTKLGKEEITRDIPNVGEEALKNLDESGIVRIGAYIRHNDILVGKVTPKGESQLTPEEKLLRAIFGEKASDVKDTSLRVPPGVEGIVIDAKVFSRKGVDKDERTRMIEDEEIARLEKDQRDELEIIRKSVAKRIAALFAGKTCANIIKDGKKIYVKKGDPITDEVLLNLPSRLWNQLQAAEDPTLTMEVERITEHYREQVELVQSLFEEKINKLRKGDELPPGVIKMVKVYVAVKRKLQVGDKMAGRHGNKGVVSRILPMEDMPYFADGTPVDIVLNPLGVPSRMNVGQVMETHLGWAAKGLGEQLARLIEAHKEKETLEEKLRRIYNHLEFDKFFKEAEPTDLEALVPHLREGLHVASPVFDGAEEAEIRDFLKEAGLPETGQTILYDGRTGEPFDQPVTVGIMYMLKLHHLVDDKIHARSIGPYSLVTQQPLGGKAQFGGQRLGEMEVWAMEAYGAAYALQEFLTVKSDDLVGRTRMYEKIVKGDNTLDAGLPESFNVLVKELQALALDVQLLSEEEGEGE; encoded by the coding sequence ATGGCAACTGCTCTAAGCCAAGAGTATCGGGTGCGAAAGAGTTTCGGGAAGATCAAAAAAATCGTGGACATCCCGAACTTAATCCAAATGCAGAAAGAGTCCTATGCCGGCTTTCTTCAGATGGACGTGCCTCCCGATCAGCGGGTAAGAAAAGGCCTTCAAGAAGTCTTTGAAAGCGTTTTTCCCATCGAGGATTTCAGTCAAACGGCCTCGCTTCAGTTTGCTCAGTACAGCTTCGGTGAAATCAAGTATGACGTGGAGGAGTGTCTGGCCCGCGGCATGACCTACGAGGCGCCCCTGAAGATCGTGGTGCGTCTGGCGGTCTTTGACGTGGACAAGGAAACGGGGCATCGGTCCATTCGGGACATCAAGGAGCAGGAAATCTATTTTGGCACCCTGCCCATGATGACGGAAAACGGCACCTTCATTATCAACGGGACCGAGCGGGTCATCGTCAGCCAGCTGCATCGATCGCCGGGAATCTATTTTGACCACGATCGCGGCAAGACCCATTCCAGCGGCAAGATTCTGTATTCGGCTCGCGTCATTCCTTTGAGGGGTTCCTGGCTAGATTTTGAATTCGACCCCAAGGACATTCTCTACGTGCGCATTGACAGACGTCGAAAACTTCCTGCCACCGTTTTCTTAAAGGCTTTGGGCTACGCCACCGAGGAACTGCTCAACTATTTTTATCGCACCGAAAAGGTCTTCTTGATCGACCAGGAGAACGCGGAAAAGGAACTGAACAAAGAGACGCTGGTTGGCACCAGAGCGCCCGAAGACATCGTCCATCCGGTTACCGGAGAACTGATTGCCAAGAAAAACCGAAAGCTTGGCAAGCAGCTTTTGAAAAAATTGGAAGAGCTGGGCATCAAGCGGTTGCCCATGAAGACCGAGGAGATTGTCGGCCAGGTTCTGGCCCATGACGTCATCGACTACAGCACCGGGGAAATCATTGCCGAGTGCAACGAAGAGATCACACCAGCTCATCTTGATTTGTTCTTGGAAAAAGGCATCCAGGAGTTGGAGATCTTGCACCTGCAGGGCCAGGATGTGAGCCCGGCGTTTCGAAACACGCTGCTGCAGGATAAGGTGACGAGCCGCAAAGATGCTCTCATCGAAATCTATCGCAAGCTGCGCCCCAGCAATCCGCCCACTGAAGAGGTGGTTACCGAATTCTTTAATAATCTCTTTTTTAATCCGGAGCAGTACGATCTTTCCGAGGTGGGGCGCCTCAAGTTGAACCATCAGCTTGGACTCAACTGTCCCCTGGAACAGCGAACCCTCACGCGAGAAGATATTCTGGAAGCCGTGCGGCGCCTCATTCACCTCAAGGAAACCCAAGGCCCGGTGGACGACATTGACAACCTGGGCAACCGCAGGGTGCGCGCGGTAGGAGAATTGCTGGAAAACCAATACCGCATCGGGTTGGTGCGCATGGAGCGGGCGATCAAAGAGCGGATGAGCTTACAAGAGATCGAAGCCCTCATGCCCCACGACTTGATCAATGCCAAACCTGTCTCGGCGGTGGTCAAGGAGTTTTTCGGTACCAGCCAGTTGTCTCAGTTCATGGATCAGACCAATCCTCTTTCGGAGGTCACGCACAAGAGGCGGTTGAGCGCCTTGGGGCCGGGAGGCCTGACGCGGGAAAGGGCGGGCTTTGAAGTACGAGACGTGCATCCGACGCACTACGGCCGCATCTGCCCCATTGAGACACCGGAAGGTCCCAACATCGGACTGATTGTTTCGCTGTCCACCTATGCTCGCGTGAATCCCTACGGGTTCATTGAAACGCCGTATCGTAAGGTGGAGAACAAAACCGTCGGCAAAGAGGTGGTGTACCTCACGGCTATGGAAGAAAAGGACTACCCCATCGCCCAGGCCAACGCGCCCCTGGATGACGAAGGGCGATTTGTGCGTGATGAGGTGTCGGCGCGGGTGGCCGGTGAATTCATGCTGGTGCCTCCGGAAGAGATTCGCTACATGGACGTGTCACCTAACCAACTGGTGAGCGTCTCCGCCTCCCTCATTCCTTTTCTGGAACACGACGACGCCAACCGTGCCCTCATGGGATCCAATATGCAACGCCAGGCCGTGCCGCTTATTCAGACGCGAGCCCCTCTGGTGGGCACGGGCATGGAACGCATTGTGGCTCGAGACAGCGGCGTGGTCATTGTGGCCAAAAGGGACGGTGTTGTGGAGTACGTGGATGCCAGCCGCATCGTGGTGCGAGCCGCGGAAACGGAAAGTAGCCGAGACAGCGGCGTAGATATTTACAAGCTTATCAAGTTTAAGCGATCTAACCAAAACACGTGCCTGAACCAAAAACCCCTGGTGCGCGCCGGACAGACCGTGCGCAAAGGGCAGATCATCGCGGACGGCGCCTCCACGGATCACGGCGAGTTGGCGTTAGGCCGCAATGTCTTGATCGCCTTCATGAGTTGGGGCGGCTACAATTTTGAAGACTCCATTCTGGTTAGCGAGCGCATCGTTCGAGACGATGTGTTCACGTCGATCCACATCGAAGAGTTTGAAGTCCTGGCTCGAGACACGAAACTGGGCAAGGAAGAAATCACGCGGGACATTCCCAACGTGGGCGAAGAAGCGCTCAAAAACCTGGACGAAAGCGGCATCGTGCGCATCGGCGCCTACATTCGCCACAATGACATTCTCGTGGGCAAGGTGACGCCTAAAGGCGAAAGCCAGCTCACCCCCGAAGAGAAACTTTTACGGGCCATCTTTGGAGAAAAGGCGAGCGACGTCAAAGACACCTCCTTGAGGGTGCCTCCGGGGGTGGAAGGCATCGTCATTGATGCCAAGGTTTTTTCCCGCAAGGGCGTGGACAAGGATGAGCGCACACGCATGATTGAAGATGAAGAGATTGCGCGTCTGGAAAAGGATCAGCGCGACGAGCTGGAGATCATTCGAAAGAGTGTGGCCAAGCGCATTGCCGCTCTTTTTGCGGGAAAAACCTGCGCCAACATTATTAAAGACGGCAAAAAGATATACGTGAAAAAAGGCGATCCCATCACCGATGAGGTCCTGTTGAATCTGCCCAGTCGGCTTTGGAACCAATTGCAGGCTGCGGAAGACCCGACTCTCACCATGGAAGTCGAGCGCATCACCGAGCATTATCGAGAACAGGTGGAGCTGGTGCAGTCTCTGTTTGAGGAAAAGATCAATAAGCTCAGAAAAGGCGACGAGCTACCGCCTGGTGTCATCAAGATGGTCAAGGTGTATGTCGCCGTCAAACGCAAACTGCAGGTGGGTGACAAGATGGCGGGTCGTCACGGCAATAAGGGCGTGGTGTCCAGGATTCTTCCCATGGAAGACATGCCTTACTTTGCTGATGGGACGCCCGTGGACATCGTGCTCAATCCCCTGGGCGTGCCGTCTCGAATGAATGTGGGCCAGGTTATGGAAACGCATCTGGGATGGGCGGCCAAGGGTTTGGGCGAGCAGTTGGCGCGACTTATCGAAGCCCACAAGGAAAAGGAGACGCTGGAGGAAAAGCTGCGGCGCATTTACAATCATTTGGAATTTGACAAGTTCTTCAAGGAGGCGGAACCCACAGATCTGGAGGCGCTTGTGCCTCATCTGAGGGAAGGGCTGCACGTGGCGTCCCCGGTTTTTGACGGCGCCGAAGAAGCCGAGATTCGCGATTTCCTCAAAGAAGCGGGACTTCCTGAAACAGGCCAGACCATTCTTTATGACGGACGCACCGGCGAACCCTTTGATCAACCGGTCACGGTGGGCATCATGTACATGCTCAAGCTTCACCACTTGGTGGACGACAAGATCCACGCCCGATCCATCGGACCCTACTCCTTGGTAACCCAGCAGCCCCTGGGGGGCAAAGCCCAGTTTGGCGGCCAGAGACTGGGCGAGATGGAAGTGTGGGCCATGGAAGCGTATGGGGCAGCCTACGCCCTGCAGGAGTTCTTGACCGTGAAATCGGACGATCTGGTAGGCCGTACACGCATGTACGAAAAGATCGTTAAGGGGGACAACACCTTGGACGCCGGATTACCGGAGTCCTTTAATGTCCTTGTCAAGGAACTCCAAGCCCTCGCCCTGGACGTGCAGTTGCTTAGCGAAGAGGAAGGTGAGGGAGAATAG
- the rplL gene encoding 50S ribosomal protein L7/L12, whose amino-acid sequence MSEVTKEDVIKFIENMTVLELSQLVKELEDRFGVSAAAPMAVAAVAAAPGAEAAPVEEKTEFDVVITAVGDKKINVIKEVRALTSLGLKEAKDLVENLPGVVKEGIPKAEAEEIAKKLTEAGATVEIK is encoded by the coding sequence ATGTCGGAAGTCACCAAGGAAGATGTCATCAAGTTTATTGAAAACATGACCGTGCTGGAACTGAGCCAGCTGGTAAAGGAGTTGGAAGATCGATTCGGTGTGAGTGCGGCCGCGCCGATGGCAGTGGCGGCTGTGGCGGCAGCGCCCGGTGCCGAAGCGGCCCCGGTGGAGGAAAAGACCGAGTTTGACGTGGTCATCACCGCGGTAGGTGACAAGAAGATCAACGTCATTAAGGAAGTGCGCGCGCTGACCAGCCTCGGGCTTAAGGAAGCCAAAGACCTGGTGGAAAACCTTCCCGGCGTGGTCAAGGAAGGCATTCCCAAGGCTGAAGCCGAGGAGATCGCCAAGAAGCTCACGGAAGCCGGAGCTACCGTGGAAATCAAATAA
- the rplJ gene encoding 50S ribosomal protein L10 encodes MDRVKKEQLVAELHEKLQRATAAILTDFRGLSVAEITELRDNLAQQGVEFKVVKNTLMRIAAKGTGAEVLEPLLQGTNAVAIAYDDPTVSAKILKAFGKTNDKFQVKGGVLGTRELTVQDVLALADLPSREELLAKLLGTLHAVPTALVRVLGGVPRAFVGVLAAIQREKENA; translated from the coding sequence TTGGATAGGGTCAAGAAAGAACAGTTGGTCGCCGAGCTGCACGAAAAACTGCAGCGAGCCACCGCCGCGATTCTCACGGATTTCAGGGGTCTGAGTGTGGCCGAGATCACCGAGCTTCGGGACAACTTGGCCCAGCAGGGTGTGGAGTTCAAGGTGGTCAAGAACACGCTGATGCGCATCGCCGCCAAAGGCACGGGAGCAGAAGTGCTGGAACCCTTGCTGCAAGGGACTAACGCGGTGGCCATTGCCTACGACGATCCCACCGTGTCGGCCAAGATTCTCAAAGCCTTTGGCAAGACCAACGACAAGTTCCAAGTGAAAGGCGGCGTGTTGGGCACCCGTGAGCTCACCGTACAAGACGTGCTGGCTCTGGCGGACCTGCCTTCCCGCGAAGAACTCCTGGCCAAATTGCTGGGAACCCTGCATGCTGTCCCCACAGCTTTGGTGCGCGTGCTCGGCGGTGTTCCGCGGGCCTTTGTGGGCGTGCTGGCTGCCATTCAACGGGAAAAAGAAAACGCATAG
- the rplA gene encoding 50S ribosomal protein L1: MPKRGKKYRAALEKVDRTKRYTFEEGLNLALQCAYASFDETLDIAVRLGVDPRHADQMVRGTVVLPNGLGKVVRVVVFAKGEKVKEALDAGADVAGGEELIEKIKEGWLEFDKAVATPDMMGQVGKIGKILGPRGLMPNAKLGTVTFDVAKAVQEIKAGKVDFRVEKTGIVHAPMGKVSFGPEKLMQNISTFIDTLIRLKPAAAKGTYLRGIAISTTMGPGIRIDPLAVKTIVG, encoded by the coding sequence ATGCCGAAGCGAGGGAAAAAATATCGCGCTGCGCTGGAGAAAGTGGATCGAACAAAGCGCTATACATTCGAAGAAGGCCTCAATCTTGCCCTTCAGTGCGCCTACGCGTCCTTTGATGAGACGCTGGACATTGCCGTGAGGTTGGGGGTTGATCCCCGACATGCGGACCAGATGGTTCGTGGCACCGTGGTGCTTCCCAACGGCCTCGGGAAAGTGGTGCGCGTGGTCGTCTTTGCCAAGGGAGAAAAGGTCAAGGAGGCGTTGGACGCCGGAGCCGATGTGGCGGGCGGTGAAGAACTCATCGAAAAGATCAAGGAAGGCTGGTTGGAGTTCGACAAGGCTGTGGCCACGCCGGACATGATGGGGCAGGTGGGCAAGATCGGAAAGATCCTTGGCCCTCGAGGTCTGATGCCCAACGCCAAGCTGGGCACGGTCACGTTTGACGTGGCCAAGGCGGTCCAGGAAATCAAGGCGGGCAAGGTGGATTTTCGCGTGGAAAAGACCGGTATCGTTCACGCCCCCATGGGCAAGGTGTCCTTTGGCCCGGAAAAACTCATGCAAAACATTTCCACATTCATCGACACCCTGATTCGACTCAAGCCCGCGGCCGCCAAAGGGACCTATCTGCGAGGCATTGCCATTTCCACCACCATGGGACCGGGCATTCGCATCGACCCCTTGGCCGTGAAAACCATCGTGGGCTAA
- the rplK gene encoding 50S ribosomal protein L11 has product MAKKVIANIKLQIPAGQANPSPPVGPALGQHGVNIMEFCKAFNAKTQGQEGMIIPVIITVYGDRSFTFITKTPPASVLLKKAAKIAKGSSEPNREKVGKVTKAQVEEIAKLKMPDLNARDLAAAIRTIEGTARSMGIVIE; this is encoded by the coding sequence ATGGCAAAAAAGGTCATTGCAAATATCAAATTGCAGATTCCCGCGGGGCAGGCCAATCCGTCCCCGCCTGTGGGGCCAGCCTTGGGTCAGCATGGCGTGAATATCATGGAATTCTGCAAGGCATTCAATGCCAAAACCCAGGGCCAGGAAGGCATGATCATTCCTGTGATCATTACGGTCTATGGCGATCGGTCTTTTACGTTTATCACCAAGACGCCTCCCGCCTCGGTGCTCCTGAAAAAGGCGGCCAAGATCGCCAAGGGCTCCAGCGAGCCCAACCGCGAAAAAGTGGGCAAGGTGACCAAGGCACAGGTGGAGGAAATCGCCAAGCTCAAAATGCCCGATCTCAATGCTCGAGACCTGGCGGCGGCCATTCGCACCATTGAGGGTACGGCTCGCAGCATGGGGATCGTCATCGAATAA
- the nusG gene encoding transcription termination/antitermination protein NusG, translating into MAKQWYIVHTYSGFEQKVKASLEERIKAAGKAEYFGQILVPTEKVVELVKGERRSSSRKFYPGYILVQMELNDETWHLVRHTPKVTGFIGSQEKPIPLTEEEAQAILQQMEEGVLRPRPKYQFEKGDEVRVVDGPFASFHGVVDQVIPEKGKVRVLVTIFGRSTPVELDFVQVNRL; encoded by the coding sequence GTGGCAAAGCAGTGGTACATTGTTCATACCTATTCCGGGTTTGAACAAAAGGTTAAGGCGAGTTTAGAAGAGCGCATCAAGGCTGCGGGCAAGGCCGAGTATTTTGGCCAGATTCTTGTGCCCACCGAAAAGGTGGTGGAACTGGTCAAGGGTGAACGCCGCTCTTCTTCGCGAAAGTTCTATCCCGGCTATATTCTGGTCCAGATGGAACTCAATGACGAAACCTGGCATCTGGTGCGCCACACACCGAAAGTAACCGGCTTTATTGGTAGCCAAGAAAAGCCCATCCCGTTGACCGAAGAGGAAGCCCAGGCCATCCTTCAACAGATGGAAGAAGGGGTGCTAAGGCCTCGACCCAAGTACCAGTTTGAAAAAGGCGACGAAGTCCGCGTGGTGGACGGACCGTTTGCCAGTTTTCATGGCGTGGTGGACCAGGTGATTCCTGAAAAAGGCAAGGTGCGCGTGCTGGTCACCATTTTCGGCCGCTCCACCCCGGTGGAATTGGATTTTGTGCAGGTGAACCGCCTGTAG